A window of Chitinophaga sp. MM2321 contains these coding sequences:
- a CDS encoding Crp/Fnr family transcriptional regulator, which produces MFEKFAAYLKEKASLTDEQLEEVRAVTINKRLRKRQYLLQEGDVCHHNCFLAKGCLRLYRVGDDGVEHILRFAVENWWISDQESYNNGIPSKNNIDALEDSELLLIEKNDFNRIVSSFPNFRTFRDALKAKSYDVSQNRIMSNISDTAEEKYINFIESYPDIFNRVPLHMIASFLGVSRETLSRIRTQYAKAH; this is translated from the coding sequence ATGTTTGAAAAGTTTGCAGCGTATTTAAAGGAAAAAGCCAGTCTTACCGACGAGCAATTAGAAGAAGTACGTGCCGTTACAATCAACAAAAGATTGCGTAAAAGGCAATACCTCCTACAAGAGGGCGATGTATGTCACCATAATTGTTTCCTGGCAAAAGGTTGCCTGCGATTATACCGTGTTGGCGATGACGGCGTGGAACACATTCTGAGGTTTGCAGTAGAAAATTGGTGGATCAGCGATCAGGAGAGTTATAATAATGGAATTCCTTCCAAAAATAATATTGACGCACTCGAAGACAGTGAACTTTTACTGATCGAAAAAAATGATTTCAACCGTATAGTCAGTAGCTTTCCAAACTTCAGGACTTTCAGGGATGCCTTAAAAGCCAAGAGTTATGATGTCAGTCAAAACAGGATCATGAGCAATATCAGCGACACTGCCGAAGAAAAATATATAAATTTTATAGAATCTTATCCGGACATTTTTAACCGCGTACCACTTCATATGATCGCCTCTTTTCTTGGTGTTTCCCGCGAGACATTAAGCCGGATCAGAACGCAATATGCCAAAGCGCATTAA
- a CDS encoding DinB family protein: protein MIDQLLDQWENKIQETTDLFVAIGEQFAMEPVAPGKNRVIYLLGHLIVASDCFLAALEPDARRYPEYEALFLTPQHHANEYPAYELLLQQWVSINEVLSAYLRQLNPADWKSKHNYISETDFIFEPKRNKFNVLLNRNAHLFHHAGQLALIRTQ, encoded by the coding sequence ATGATTGATCAACTCCTGGATCAATGGGAAAACAAGATACAGGAAACGACAGATCTGTTTGTAGCTATTGGAGAACAGTTTGCAATGGAACCGGTGGCTCCGGGAAAAAACAGGGTGATTTACCTCTTAGGCCACCTGATCGTTGCGAGTGACTGCTTTTTGGCGGCTTTGGAGCCTGACGCAAGACGTTATCCGGAATACGAGGCGCTTTTTCTTACACCTCAGCATCATGCCAATGAATATCCTGCCTATGAGCTTTTATTGCAGCAATGGGTTTCCATCAATGAAGTATTGTCTGCCTATCTCAGGCAACTGAATCCGGCTGACTGGAAATCAAAACATAATTATATCAGCGAAACTGATTTTATTTTTGAACCAAAGAGGAACAAATTCAATGTGCTGCTGAACAGAAATGCCCACCTTTTTCACCATGCAGGGCAATTAGCGCTGATCCGCACCCAATAA
- a CDS encoding SRPBCC domain-containing protein: protein MYNKTNWPADQDPKMSAIYALNDIDIKASAEVVWKLLVDAENWVRYFPPEDQVKILGNKKELELGTKWTRTTVGFLMHLTVTEFEPNHRLAWKTTVDGDETGSTAYHGWVITPTEEGVHVLTEETQQGEWFLDILGHKHPGGLYTYHQYWVERLKVAAEAMAAGK from the coding sequence ATGTATAACAAAACAAATTGGCCGGCAGATCAGGATCCAAAAATGTCTGCAATCTATGCGCTGAATGACATCGATATTAAAGCATCGGCAGAGGTGGTTTGGAAATTATTGGTCGACGCGGAAAACTGGGTGAGATATTTCCCGCCTGAAGACCAAGTGAAGATATTAGGTAATAAAAAAGAACTGGAACTGGGTACCAAATGGACCCGCACAACTGTTGGTTTCCTTATGCATCTGACCGTAACCGAGTTTGAACCTAACCACAGACTGGCCTGGAAAACGACCGTTGACGGTGACGAGACCGGTTCAACCGCTTACCACGGCTGGGTGATCACACCCACGGAAGAGGGCGTCCATGTCCTGACCGAAGAAACACAGCAGGGTGAATGGTTTCTGGACATATTGGGCCACAAACATCCGGGAGGCCTTTACACTTACCACCAGTATTGGGTGGAAAGGCTTAAAGTTGCAGCCGAAGCAATGGCAGCAGGCAAATAA
- a CDS encoding SDR family oxidoreductase: MDLQLKGKTALVTGSTTGIGFAIARSLAHEGAKVIVNGRTPERVNTAVEQIKTETGNLNIYAAVADLEQVDQVNTLIQQYPKVDILVNNAGIAQPKAFKDIPDEEWLDIYQVNVMSGVRLSRAYIEQMLKANWGRIIFISSESGVQIPAEMIQYGVSKTAQIGLSRGLAEMTAGTAVTVNTVLPGPTSTEAITNFMKATAEQQGISGAEMEKVFFTSMRGTSLLKRFIKPEEIASFVTYIASPLSAATNGAALRADGGVIKSAF; encoded by the coding sequence ATGGATCTGCAATTAAAAGGAAAAACCGCCCTTGTTACCGGCTCAACTACCGGGATTGGCTTTGCCATAGCAAGGTCGCTGGCACATGAAGGCGCAAAAGTTATTGTTAATGGGCGCACCCCCGAGCGTGTGAATACAGCTGTTGAGCAGATCAAAACGGAAACCGGTAACCTGAACATCTATGCGGCGGTGGCAGATCTAGAACAGGTGGACCAGGTAAATACCCTTATTCAGCAATATCCGAAAGTAGATATCCTGGTCAACAACGCCGGTATTGCCCAGCCGAAAGCATTCAAAGATATTCCGGATGAGGAATGGCTTGATATCTATCAGGTGAACGTAATGAGTGGTGTGCGTCTTTCGCGTGCCTATATAGAACAGATGCTGAAAGCCAACTGGGGCCGCATCATATTTATCTCCAGCGAATCGGGTGTTCAGATCCCTGCGGAGATGATACAATACGGGGTTTCCAAAACCGCGCAGATCGGCTTGTCACGTGGATTAGCAGAAATGACCGCAGGCACAGCAGTTACGGTGAATACCGTTTTACCGGGACCGACATCAACTGAGGCCATTACTAATTTCATGAAAGCCACCGCTGAACAGCAAGGCATCAGCGGTGCGGAAATGGAAAAAGTGTTTTTCACAAGCATGCGTGGCACCTCACTACTTAAGCGTTTTATCAAGCCGGAAGAAATTGCGAGCTTCGTAACCTACATCGCCAGCCCGCTTTCAGCGGCCACAAACGGCGCGGCACTTCGTGCCGACGGCGGAGTGATCAAATCTGCATTTTAA
- a CDS encoding NAD(P)-binding domain-containing protein, which produces MKTIGIIGAGHIGQSVAGQLLKNNISVLISNSRGPQTLELVIRKLGKDAKAVTTAEAATAEIVVLALPWWEVNKLTGLIDWKDKLVIDITNEFLPGGKIADLGDKTSTGIVLEQIPGARIVKAFNTLFAARIAADPVVGEGRRVVFVAGDDEGAKAETIELINTIGFAPVDLGTLSSGSRFIEARGVFSGVHMVKL; this is translated from the coding sequence ATGAAAACAATCGGGATAATTGGCGCCGGCCATATTGGACAATCTGTTGCCGGACAACTGCTGAAAAATAACATATCAGTTTTGATCAGTAATAGCAGGGGGCCTCAAACTCTTGAACTTGTCATTCGCAAATTAGGCAAGGATGCAAAGGCGGTAACAACTGCGGAAGCAGCCACAGCTGAAATTGTGGTGCTGGCGTTGCCCTGGTGGGAAGTTAATAAACTGACCGGCCTGATTGATTGGAAAGATAAACTTGTGATCGATATCACCAACGAGTTCCTGCCGGGTGGTAAGATCGCTGACTTAGGAGATAAAACATCAACCGGCATTGTGCTGGAACAGATTCCGGGTGCCCGTATTGTCAAAGCATTCAATACCCTTTTTGCAGCAAGGATTGCAGCAGATCCGGTAGTCGGTGAAGGCCGCCGGGTAGTTTTCGTTGCCGGAGATGATGAAGGTGCAAAAGCAGAAACAATCGAACTAATCAATACAATCGGTTTTGCTCCTGTCGATCTGGGTACATTGTCCTCAGGCAGCAGGTTTATCGAAGCAAGAGGGGTGTTTTCAGGTGTCCATATGGTCAAACTTTAA
- a CDS encoding alpha/beta hydrolase produces MTRFSVLFWLMKNRNINALGGMLGLLALFTMAGNAYAQPLTDKKTDTIHSLEKVTLGGIKQTILITGSDTINNPILLLLHGGPGFSELRFFRSYNTALDSGFTVVNWDQRGTGLSYDPKIPVSSMTLDQLIEDTHQLIGILKKKFSKQKIFLVGHSWGSLLGISVAQRYPEDIQAYVGVGQVVSMRESEKIGLAYAIKMAEKEHNTKALLELRPLTARYPSTGTSGLNDLFVQRKWLMYFGGVVHGKRNYNDIFKGITAGENKLYNDSLNAEGEMFSINALWPSLLNADLFKSIPKLTVPVFFITGRFDYNTNAKLIARYFNFLSAPHKELIWFENSAHIMPFEEPEKFNEVMKEVKNSEYMKQ; encoded by the coding sequence ATGACCCGTTTTTCTGTTCTTTTCTGGCTGATGAAAAATAGGAATATAAATGCATTAGGGGGAATGCTGGGGCTATTGGCCTTGTTCACCATGGCCGGCAATGCATATGCCCAGCCTTTAACAGACAAAAAAACAGATACCATTCATTCACTGGAGAAAGTCACACTGGGTGGGATCAAACAGACAATCCTGATTACCGGTTCCGATACAATTAATAATCCCATACTGCTGCTGCTTCATGGTGGGCCAGGGTTTTCTGAGCTCCGGTTTTTCAGGTCCTATAATACGGCTTTAGATTCCGGCTTTACGGTCGTGAACTGGGATCAGCGCGGCACAGGCCTTTCCTATGATCCAAAGATTCCGGTATCCAGCATGACCCTGGACCAACTCATTGAAGATACCCATCAACTTATCGGCATACTAAAAAAAAAGTTTAGCAAGCAAAAGATCTTTCTGGTTGGACATTCCTGGGGCTCACTGCTGGGCATCAGTGTTGCACAACGTTACCCTGAAGACATTCAGGCCTATGTCGGGGTCGGTCAGGTGGTCAGTATGAGGGAGAGCGAAAAAATTGGTCTCGCCTATGCCATAAAAATGGCAGAAAAAGAGCATAATACAAAAGCATTGCTTGAACTTCGCCCATTGACAGCCCGTTACCCATCCACGGGGACTTCAGGACTGAACGATCTCTTTGTTCAGCGCAAATGGTTAATGTACTTTGGTGGGGTGGTTCATGGAAAGCGTAATTACAACGATATCTTTAAGGGAATTACTGCCGGCGAGAATAAACTTTATAATGATTCTTTGAATGCAGAAGGTGAGATGTTTTCCATAAACGCCCTCTGGCCAAGTCTTTTAAATGCAGATCTTTTCAAAAGCATACCAAAATTAACAGTACCCGTATTTTTTATTACCGGTAGGTTTGATTACAATACCAATGCTAAGCTTATAGCGCGTTATTTCAATTTCCTCTCTGCCCCGCACAAAGAACTGATTTGGTTTGAAAATTCCGCCCATATAATGCCCTTTGAGGAACCGGAGAAGTTCAATGAGGTCATGAAAGAGGTGAAAAATAGCGAGTACATGAAGCAGTAA
- a CDS encoding TIM barrel protein has protein sequence MKKQNISRRQFIGTGAIAATGMLFLSKTSFAASFLGAANKPNSVINGVQIGVITYSFRSMPTTAEDLLKYCIDCNINAIELMGDAAEDYAGAPKRAASQSKADFAPKMAEWRAGVAMDKFKELRKMYNDAGVSIYAWKPNALGATNTDAEIEYAFNAGKALGCNHVTVELPNEAQTKRLGDLATKHKMMLGYHAHTQATPTLWDTALSQSKYNGINLDIGHYASGTSSSPIPFMEKYHDRITSIHVKDRKFHDGPNAPWGGGDTPIKEALQLMKKNKYKFPATIELEYNIPAGSDAVAEVKKCRAYAVDALK, from the coding sequence ATGAAAAAACAAAACATTAGCAGGCGCCAGTTTATCGGTACGGGGGCAATTGCTGCCACTGGCATGCTGTTCCTTTCAAAAACATCTTTCGCGGCATCATTTTTAGGTGCTGCCAATAAGCCAAACTCAGTAATAAATGGGGTGCAGATTGGGGTGATCACTTATTCGTTCCGCAGCATGCCCACCACGGCTGAAGACCTGCTGAAATATTGCATCGACTGTAATATAAATGCCATTGAACTAATGGGCGATGCTGCCGAAGATTATGCAGGCGCACCTAAACGGGCTGCCAGCCAGAGCAAAGCAGATTTTGCACCAAAAATGGCCGAATGGCGTGCAGGTGTGGCCATGGATAAATTTAAAGAGTTGCGCAAAATGTATAACGATGCCGGTGTAAGCATTTACGCCTGGAAACCAAACGCCCTCGGTGCAACAAATACCGATGCCGAAATTGAGTACGCATTTAACGCAGGCAAAGCCCTGGGTTGTAACCACGTTACTGTTGAACTGCCCAACGAAGCCCAAACCAAACGCCTTGGCGATTTGGCTACCAAACATAAAATGATGTTAGGCTACCACGCCCATACGCAAGCCACCCCAACACTTTGGGATACTGCCTTAAGTCAATCAAAATATAATGGTATAAACCTTGATATTGGACACTATGCTTCGGGTACCAGCAGCAGCCCAATACCATTCATGGAAAAATATCACGACCGTATTACGAGTATCCACGTTAAAGACCGTAAGTTTCATGACGGACCAAACGCGCCATGGGGTGGGGGAGATACACCAATAAAAGAGGCATTGCAGCTGATGAAAAAGAACAAATATAAGTTCCCGGCTACGATTGAGCTTGAATATAACATCCCTGCCGGATCTGATGCGGTAGCTGAGGTTAAAAAATGCCGCGCTTATGCAGTGGATGCATTAAAATAA
- a CDS encoding VOC family protein — protein MKTQITTFLTFQENNAEQAMNFYIGLFENSKIIGIQRYEKDGPGKEGSVMKATFKLNGKEFICSDSFIKHDWTFTPAISNWVECENESELKTLFSRLGENGFVMMPLDNYGFSQKFGWVADQFGISWQLNLN, from the coding sequence ATGAAAACACAGATAACCACATTTTTGACCTTCCAGGAAAACAACGCTGAACAAGCGATGAACTTTTACATCGGTTTATTCGAGAACTCCAAAATTATAGGCATCCAGCGTTACGAAAAAGATGGGCCAGGGAAAGAAGGATCTGTTATGAAAGCTACATTTAAACTTAATGGAAAGGAATTTATATGTAGTGATAGTTTTATCAAACATGACTGGACCTTCACCCCAGCGATCTCCAACTGGGTGGAATGCGAAAATGAAAGTGAATTGAAAACGCTTTTCTCCAGGTTAGGGGAAAATGGATTTGTGATGATGCCATTGGATAATTATGGCTTCAGCCAGAAGTTTGGATGGGTTGCCGATCAATTCGGAATTTCCTGGCAATTGAATTTGAATTAA
- a CDS encoding AAA family ATPase produces the protein MINKVEQLISIGKFRNYRATGQVNFKKMTLIYGDNGGGKTTLTSVFRSLTTNRPEIIRSRISTNHTAAQAAQITQIGTPAIFHTFGAAGWTNQFPDIEIFDIHFVNDNIYSGFDFNEDQKKQLHQFVVGAQGVSIQNQIEQNKIDKATSKQIQVNVESQLIQQVGNNLTSTLINNFLSIPPALTTGIDQQIATAKTVLAAANANAIIQSLHTLSPIQQTTSGINFASLITDLKTTSQAMQNETLEALFSNHCRDLAANALDGPENWLRKGFAYVESKQTANEATISCPFCKQTINENVEILNAYISKFNENFNALVQRLQAHLNTLQNFNLEAAIQAMKNINQTNSERIASWATHLPNTSQPPIFNIVADEVALNAEFQILIASVQQKILNPTIAVTTDAVTAFQASGEAIKAKTYHYNQSVTVYNTAITAFRSTIQAVPAAQLEVDKLERIKKRFEPSIIALCNQLSTERQTLKGLEAVYPQLSQQQQVAATTFFSSYQTRINHYLGTVFKTHFRIDNVVHVPPQGRATQSKISYKLTIDGKDISFTPNQPFHAKECLSEGDKSTIALAFFLSKLDIDPNQHNKILIFDDPLSSLDTNRRTYTIGIIKHLFQHLKQIVVLSHNEYFLHEIGKDIALAHKCTLRIKENFAAKASEIEACDLNELVKTEYFKQIEALEGFRTNPDHSIKDSVLGWLRNVLESHLRFKFYREIRSMTGQQTFGRLIMFLNTYPVTFRNNANRASIISSLNLINGVSWKTHHGDPAPDYTTLGMNPNTISAPELDHLIQDTLSLIENQL, from the coding sequence ATGATAAACAAAGTAGAACAACTAATATCCATTGGTAAATTCCGAAACTATCGGGCAACTGGCCAAGTCAATTTTAAAAAAATGACTTTAATCTATGGAGACAATGGAGGTGGCAAAACAACGCTAACTTCTGTATTCCGTTCTCTAACTACAAACAGGCCGGAGATTATTAGAAGCCGAATTTCAACAAATCATACGGCAGCCCAAGCTGCCCAGATAACCCAAATCGGGACGCCAGCTATATTCCATACTTTCGGGGCTGCCGGCTGGACTAATCAATTCCCTGATATTGAAATTTTCGACATTCACTTTGTCAATGATAATATCTATTCTGGTTTTGACTTCAATGAAGATCAAAAAAAACAACTACATCAATTTGTTGTCGGCGCACAAGGTGTCTCTATTCAGAATCAAATCGAACAAAATAAAATTGATAAGGCTACTTCAAAACAAATTCAAGTAAATGTTGAATCACAGTTAATTCAACAAGTCGGGAATAACTTAACCTCTACTTTAATTAACAACTTTCTTTCGATTCCTCCAGCACTAACAACCGGTATTGATCAACAAATTGCAACAGCAAAAACAGTATTGGCGGCCGCAAATGCAAATGCTATTATACAATCACTACATACTCTTTCTCCCATACAGCAAACAACTTCGGGCATTAATTTCGCGTCTCTCATCACGGACCTAAAAACAACGTCTCAAGCTATGCAAAATGAGACTTTGGAAGCCTTGTTTTCAAACCACTGTCGAGACTTGGCAGCCAACGCTCTTGATGGGCCCGAAAATTGGCTGCGCAAAGGGTTTGCATATGTGGAGAGTAAGCAGACAGCGAATGAAGCGACAATTTCATGTCCATTTTGCAAACAGACCATTAATGAAAATGTTGAGATATTAAATGCATACATCAGTAAATTCAATGAAAATTTCAACGCATTGGTTCAACGGCTTCAAGCACACCTCAACACACTACAAAACTTTAACCTGGAAGCGGCCATACAAGCTATGAAGAATATCAACCAGACTAATTCAGAAAGGATAGCTTCGTGGGCTACACACTTACCAAACACCTCCCAACCACCGATATTTAACATTGTTGCTGACGAAGTAGCGTTGAATGCAGAATTTCAAATTTTGATTGCTTCTGTCCAACAAAAAATACTAAACCCTACAATAGCCGTTACTACCGATGCCGTTACCGCTTTTCAGGCTTCAGGAGAAGCCATTAAGGCCAAGACATATCACTACAACCAAAGCGTCACAGTTTATAACACTGCAATCACAGCTTTTCGTTCGACTATTCAGGCAGTTCCAGCAGCCCAACTCGAGGTTGATAAACTAGAAAGAATAAAAAAAAGATTTGAACCTTCTATAATTGCACTTTGCAATCAACTGTCTACTGAAAGACAAACCCTTAAGGGTTTAGAAGCTGTCTATCCACAGTTATCTCAACAACAGCAGGTAGCAGCAACAACATTTTTCAGTAGTTACCAAACTCGAATAAATCATTATTTAGGAACTGTTTTCAAAACCCATTTTAGAATAGACAATGTTGTTCATGTTCCTCCACAAGGAAGGGCAACTCAAAGTAAAATATCTTACAAGTTGACAATTGACGGGAAAGATATTTCATTTACCCCCAATCAGCCATTTCACGCAAAAGAATGTTTGAGCGAAGGTGACAAAAGTACCATTGCTTTAGCATTTTTCCTGTCCAAACTTGACATTGACCCGAATCAGCATAATAAGATTTTAATTTTTGATGACCCATTATCCAGTTTGGACACCAATCGCAGAACTTATACTATTGGTATAATAAAACATTTGTTTCAACATTTAAAACAAATCGTAGTATTAAGCCATAATGAATATTTCTTACATGAAATTGGTAAAGACATTGCACTAGCCCATAAGTGTACCCTTCGTATTAAGGAAAATTTTGCCGCTAAGGCATCTGAAATAGAAGCTTGTGATTTAAACGAGTTAGTAAAAACAGAATACTTTAAACAAATCGAAGCTCTGGAAGGCTTCAGAACAAATCCTGATCATTCTATAAAAGATTCGGTATTAGGGTGGTTGAGAAACGTACTTGAATCCCACCTACGCTTCAAATTCTATCGGGAAATCCGTTCTATGACGGGGCAACAAACCTTTGGAAGGTTAATTATGTTTTTAAATACCTATCCGGTTACCTTTAGAAATAATGCTAATCGAGCATCAATTATATCTTCACTCAATCTTATCAATGGGGTTTCCTGGAAGACACATCATGGCGATCCAGCTCCCGACTACACGACTTTGGGAATGAACCCTAATACGATTTCCGCACCTGAATTAGACCATCTTATACAGGATACACTTAGCCTTATAGAAAATCAACTATGA
- the rluF gene encoding 23S rRNA pseudouridine(2604) synthase RluF — protein sequence MDTSVNKYISETGFCSRREADKYIEQGRVTINDNIASKGNRVKDGDVVEVDGEPLKKKKATVYIALNKPKGITCTTDLKDKTNIIDYINFSSRIFPIGRLDKRSEGLIFLTNDGDIVNKILRAGNQHEKEYFVAVDKPITLEFIKAMRNGVRILGVTTQKCFVQQEGPHKFRIILTQGLNRQIRRMCEALGYNVESLKRTRIMNISLKDLAPGKWRYFTKDEIDSINAMVASSSKTAGANNSDGMDE from the coding sequence ATGGACACAAGTGTTAACAAATACATTAGCGAAACAGGCTTTTGCAGCAGAAGGGAAGCCGATAAATACATAGAACAGGGCCGTGTAACCATCAACGACAACATTGCCTCCAAAGGCAACAGGGTAAAGGATGGCGACGTAGTGGAAGTTGATGGCGAACCGCTGAAAAAGAAGAAAGCTACCGTATACATTGCCCTTAATAAACCCAAAGGGATCACCTGTACCACTGACCTGAAGGACAAGACCAACATTATTGATTATATTAATTTCTCATCCCGCATATTCCCGATCGGGCGCCTGGACAAGCGTTCAGAAGGGCTTATCTTCCTCACCAACGATGGTGATATCGTCAACAAAATTCTGCGGGCAGGCAACCAGCACGAAAAAGAATATTTTGTTGCCGTAGATAAACCCATCACCCTGGAATTTATCAAAGCGATGCGCAACGGTGTGCGGATCCTGGGCGTAACCACACAGAAATGTTTTGTGCAACAGGAAGGACCCCACAAGTTCCGTATCATCCTCACCCAGGGGCTAAACAGGCAGATACGCCGCATGTGTGAGGCGCTAGGCTACAACGTAGAATCGCTGAAACGTACCCGCATCATGAACATCTCACTGAAAGACCTGGCCCCCGGCAAATGGCGCTATTTCACCAAAGACGAAATAGATAGCATCAATGCAATGGTCGCTTCCAGCAGCAAAACTGCCGGCGCTAATAACAGTGATGGAATGGATGAATAG
- a CDS encoding ATP-binding protein, with protein sequence MRRSLVLFITGLLVAFVLLAVLTLSGYKVHRESTRGLLAATDDLSREHPGMRLMDAALLTLNDAENNFRMFTVLYDKKYLQTFSTQLGDVLSMVDTISVSLDGLNNTRQFDELIREKGAVSEKIGALKKSTDSMLSRSIKDDRIDKLLSSIPAYKVSQIKKEEVTMDTVSNVQQDTGKKKGVFKRLGNALANKKDTVKAQMAITVKTKSGQVIDKEEYDAQRMRNIITDVNSYYKNILKKQLSSRLQINSAEQSLAVTNIAMLEELRTLITALRNQTATALALKKQGAEGVVTASVNKMKSIAAWALVALLLSLAAIALFIYVVRNNNRRLEAARLAAEEEARVRTDFLTNMSHEIRTPLNSIVGFSEQLSYTALDTQQQRILHSIEVAGDMLMQVVNDVLDFSKLEKDYISIQQQPFVLYHAFEEVMNTMRVQAFQKKLSFNTNFEGDEQCQVSGDIFRLQQILLNLVSNAIKYTDQGNVTVTAKLKTENGKVMFNLTVSDTGEGISAAAQTHLFERFYQVSSSRTAVKGTGLGLAITQRLIKLHGGDISLTSEVNKGTTFVCHIPYTIAAAPLAAVSTQQDPQQVTGALMEGRYVLVADDQEMNLLLLKLILTRWNCRFDMAISGQSALELFDRHHYDLVLLDLHMPGMSGLDVMEKIRKNKDPEKAGVVAYALTANISQTAIEEFKRAGFNDWLMKPFREKDLYGLILKTFKKA encoded by the coding sequence ATGCGTCGATCACTAGTTTTGTTTATTACCGGCTTGCTGGTAGCATTTGTGTTGCTGGCTGTTTTAACATTGTCGGGCTACAAAGTACACCGGGAGAGCACCCGCGGGTTACTGGCAGCTACCGATGACCTGTCACGCGAGCACCCTGGCATGCGGCTGATGGATGCCGCCTTACTAACCCTGAATGATGCTGAAAATAATTTCAGGATGTTTACGGTGTTGTATGATAAAAAGTACCTGCAAACTTTCTCTACACAATTGGGTGATGTATTATCGATGGTAGATACCATCAGCGTCTCCCTCGACGGATTAAACAACACCAGGCAGTTTGATGAATTGATCCGGGAGAAAGGAGCTGTGTCTGAGAAGATCGGTGCGCTTAAAAAGTCAACGGATTCTATGTTGAGCCGTTCCATCAAAGATGACAGGATAGATAAATTATTGAGCAGTATTCCCGCCTACAAAGTATCGCAGATTAAGAAAGAAGAAGTGACGATGGATACCGTGAGCAATGTGCAACAGGACACCGGTAAGAAAAAAGGCGTTTTCAAAAGACTGGGCAATGCTTTAGCTAATAAGAAAGACACGGTTAAAGCACAGATGGCAATCACGGTGAAAACGAAAAGTGGCCAGGTGATCGATAAAGAGGAATATGACGCGCAGCGGATGCGCAACATCATTACAGACGTCAATAGTTATTACAAAAATATATTGAAAAAGCAGCTGAGCAGCCGGCTGCAAATCAATAGTGCAGAACAATCCCTGGCTGTGACCAATATCGCCATGCTGGAGGAGCTAAGGACATTGATTACGGCTCTCAGAAACCAGACGGCCACCGCACTTGCCTTGAAAAAACAGGGAGCAGAAGGCGTTGTAACTGCCAGCGTGAACAAGATGAAAAGTATTGCTGCCTGGGCTTTGGTGGCATTGCTGCTAAGTCTTGCAGCCATCGCCTTATTTATTTATGTGGTGAGGAATAATAACCGCAGACTGGAAGCGGCCAGGCTTGCAGCAGAGGAGGAGGCGCGTGTACGCACAGATTTCCTGACGAATATGAGCCATGAAATCAGGACGCCACTCAATTCCATCGTGGGTTTCAGCGAGCAGTTGTCGTATACCGCATTGGATACACAACAGCAGCGCATCCTGCATTCCATAGAAGTAGCCGGTGATATGCTGATGCAGGTAGTAAACGATGTACTGGATTTCTCCAAACTGGAGAAAGATTATATTTCTATCCAGCAGCAACCCTTTGTATTGTACCATGCTTTTGAAGAAGTGATGAACACCATGCGTGTACAGGCTTTTCAGAAGAAGCTGTCATTTAATACCAACTTTGAGGGCGATGAGCAATGCCAGGTAAGCGGCGACATCTTTCGGTTGCAGCAGATCCTGTTGAACCTTGTGAGTAATGCCATCAAATATACAGACCAGGGTAATGTAACGGTAACGGCTAAACTGAAAACTGAAAATGGCAAGGTCATGTTCAACCTTACCGTATCAGATACCGGGGAAGGGATCAGTGCAGCAGCACAAACCCACCTGTTTGAACGTTTTTACCAGGTGTCATCTTCCCGCACCGCAGTGAAGGGAACCGGATTGGGACTGGCTATTACGCAGCGACTGATAAAATTGCACGGGGGAGATATCTCTTTGACCAGCGAGGTGAATAAAGGAACCACGTTTGTCTGCCATATTCCTTATACGATTGCAGCTGCACCGCTGGCAGCCGTGAGTACGCAGCAGGATCCGCAACAGGTAACCGGCGCTTTAATGGAAGGCCGTTATGTACTCGTTGCTGACGATCAGGAAATGAACCTGTTGCTGCTGAAATTGATCCTCACCCGCTGGAATTGCCGCTTTGATATGGCGATAAGCGGGCAATCGGCACTGGAGCTGTTTGACCGCCACCACTACGACCTTGTGCTCCTGGACCTGCACATGCCGGGAATGAGCGGCCTGGATGTGATGGAAAAGATCAGGAAAAATAAAGATCCCGAAAAAGCAGGGGTGGTGGCATATGCGCTGACCGCCAATATCTCGCAAACGGCCATTGAAGAATTTAAAAGGGCCGGCTTCAACGACTGGCTCATGAAGCCCTTCCGGGAAAAAGACCTTTACGGCCTTATCCTGAAGACATTTAAGAAGGCGTAA